The following is a genomic window from Marinitoga litoralis.
TAATAGAAGGAAAAAGTTATTTAGGAATAATTACTACAAAAGATAACAATCAAGGTACATTAGAGAAGATACAAAAAGTTGTATCTAATTTAAAGAATGATGATGTATTTACTGATATAAAAGTATCTGGAATGCCATATGTATTCAATGAAATGAATACTACTGTTTTAAATAGTCAAATAAAAAGTATTATAATTAGTTTGATATTGGTATTTATATCTATATTTGTAATGATAAGAAGTTTAAAAATATCATTTTATGGAATATTACCATTATTAGGAGCACTTATAGCCGAATTTGGAGTAATGGCATTATTTAAAATCCCATTAAATATACAAAGTGCATTAATGGCAAATATTACAATAGGTGTTGGTGTTGATTATGCTATTCATATGATAGGTACATATAGATATTATAAGACAAGAAGTGAAAACCCAATAGAAGAAACATTTAATGTTGTTCAAAAACCGATATTAGCTAATGCTATAGGTTTGGCTTTAGGATTATCAATTTTGAATTTTTCACCATTTACATTCCATTCATACCTTTCAATAATAATGTGGGTAGGTATGATAAGTGCATCGATGTTCACATTAATGTTATTACCAAATTTCTTTAAAGAAAAAAGGGGTTCGTAAGAACTCCTTTTAATATGTTATAATGCTATGTGGGAATAATAAAATTCAGGATGTGAGAGTATAAAAAAAAGCATAATGATTATTATGATACTATTAATTATAAATATTTTAATTATAAATATTTCTGTTTTTTCAAAAACATTATTAGTGCTCGGAGGTGGCGGAGCTGCTGGAGCATATGAAGTAGGTGTATTAAAATATATTGAGGAAAGTAATATTGAAATAGATGGAGTATTTGGTGTTTCTGCGGGAGCATTAAATGGAGCTGGATACGTTATGGGTAAATTAAATGAAGTAGAAGAATTATGGAAAAGTATTGATGATAATGATGTATATGATTTAGATAAAAATGATCATCATAATAAACTAAATCCGTTTATAGTAGATCCTTCACCATTATATAAATTTTTAAAAGAAATAATATCTGAAGAATTAATATTAAATTCTAAGTATGATTTTGGCATATTGACATTTAATATAACAGACTTTAAACCTATTTTTTTGAAAAAGGAAGATATGAAAGGAAAAATGTTAGACTATATTTTTGCTAGTGCAAGTTATCCATTATTTGGAACAATAGAAATAGATGGAAAAAAGTATACAGATGGAGGGGTGTTTTCTAACACATATCCAGCATTATTAGCTGATAGATATGGATATGATAAAGTTATAGCAGTTTTTCCCGTATTAGATATGCCAACAGATTGGGTTATATATTCAATATTAAAAACAAAAAAGAATATAACAATTATAAGGCCATCAGATTCTGTTCCATTTCCACTTAATTTTTCTCCATCATATTCTGAAGAA
Proteins encoded in this region:
- a CDS encoding patatin-like phospholipase family protein, with amino-acid sequence MIIMILLIINILIINISVFSKTLLVLGGGGAAGAYEVGVLKYIEESNIEIDGVFGVSAGALNGAGYVMGKLNEVEELWKSIDDNDVYDLDKNDHHNKLNPFIVDPSPLYKFLKEIISEELILNSKYDFGILTFNITDFKPIFLKKEDMKGKMLDYIFASASYPLFGTIEIDGKKYTDGGVFSNTYPALLADRYGYDKVIAVFPVLDMPTDWVIYSILKTKKNITIIRPSDSVPFPLNFSPSYSEELIEMGYNDAKKKLRGWN